In a single window of the Salvelinus namaycush isolate Seneca chromosome 18, SaNama_1.0, whole genome shotgun sequence genome:
- the LOC120063585 gene encoding P2X purinoceptor 4-like, with translation MPCKLLNLCEYETHKLVRIQSVRLGSLKWTFNGVILMFICIMMLWHKEYQEHDYVVSSVTAKVKGVALTSLPDVGDIVWDVVDYSGPSQGKNSFFVVTNVIVTKKQRQGKCPEVPPYGKVCRTDEDCVKGFWDQHSHGVQTGACVKFDVTRKTCEVSAWCPIESKKKPPKPALLASAENFTVLIKNNIRFPNFNFMRRNILPEMTESYLKRCQFNRHTDSSCPIFRLGDIVKEAKENFSEMAVEGGVIGIQIKWDCNLDGFLRNCLPKYSFRRLDEKESNRTLYPGLNFRFARYQTEKGVEERTLFKVFGIRFDVMVFGKAGKFSIIQLIIFIGSTLSYYTLTTVFIDWLIGTSCYSKEARQNYSEKKVESVQDRQQCILCVSFVDENHIRVVKKSHKKSLQQVKPISVHPCKDDTGHLSAMVGVLQKGNNIIDKPPQVLPRPNRPAWCLCGCCLPSTHPQEQLCCRQSIGRCITTSSLFEQLVLSRPLLDAVLLYREPLSDLTEGEQRIAALRNCAYRQYISWRIGAPPRESIPVMPSCSVWRIREEYPSQEGEYTV, from the exons ATGCCTTGTAAACTGCTAAATCTATGTGAGTATGAAACACATAAACTGGTCCGAATACAAAGTGTAAGGCTGGGATCACTGAAATGGACATTTAACGGAGTCATACTGATGTTCATCTG CATTATGATGCTCTGGCACAAGGAGTACCAAGAACACGACTATGTGGTCAGCTCTGTTACTGCTAAGGTCAAGGGAGTGGCCTTGACCAGTTTACCAGATGTTGGTGATATAGTATGGGACGTTGTGGATTACAGTGGGCCATCAcag GGAAAGAATTCATTTTTCGTGGTGACCAATGTCATTGTTACAAAGAAACAAAGGCAAGGAAAATGCCCTGAG GTCCCTCCTTATGGAAAAGTGTGTCGGACAGACGAGGACTGTGTAAAGGGATTCTGGGATCAGCACAGTCATG GGGTTCAGACAGGTGCATGTGTGAAGTTTGATGTGACACGGAAAACATGTGAGGTGTCTGCGTGGTGCCCCATAGAGTCCAAGAAAAAGCCCCCCAA GCCTGCTCTCTTGGCATCAGCTGAGAACTTTACAGTCCTCATCAAAAACAACATCAGATTCCCAAACTTTAATTTCATGAG AAGGAACATCCTCCCTGAGATGACGGAAAGTTACCTGAAGCGCTGCCAGTTTAACAGGCATACAGACTCCTCGTGCCCCATCTTCCGTCTGGGGGACATTGTAAAGGAGGCTAAAGAGAACTTCTCAGAGATGGCAGTTGAG GGTGGCGTCATTGGGATCCAAATTAAGTGGGATTGTAACCTGGATGGGTTCTTGCGGAACTGTCTGCCCAAATACTCCTTCCGCCGGCTGGATGAGAAGGAGAGCAATAGAACACTGTACCCTGGTCTCAACTTCAG GTTTGCCAGATATCAGACAGAGAAAGGTGTTGAGGAGAGAACCCTGTTTAAAGTATTTGGGATCAGGTTTGATGTCATGGTGTTTGGAAAG GCAGGAAAATTCAGCATAATCCAACTGATCATCTTTATTGGATCAACTCTATCATATTATACACTG ACCACTGTATTCATCGACTGGCTCATTGGGACCAGTTGTTACTCTAAAGAAGCCAGACAGAACTACTCCGAGAAGAAAGTTGAATCTGTTCAGGACAGACAGCAG TGCATTCTCTGTGTCTCGTTTGTGGACGAGAACCATATAAGAGTGGTGAAAAAATCACATAAGAAAAGTTTACAACAAGTGAAGCCCATCTCTGTTCACCCATGCAAG GACGACACAGGGCACCTGAGTGCCATGGTTGGTGTATTGCAGAAAGGCAACAACATCATAGACAAGCCGCCCCAGGTTCTCCCCCGGCCCAACCGTCCAGCCTGGTGTCTGTGTGGTTGCTGTCTCCCTTCCACCCATCCCCAAGAGCAGCTGTGCTGCAGGCAGAGCATTGGCCGCTGCATTACCACCTCCTCTCTGTTTGAACAGCTGGTGCTGAGTCGGCCCTTGTTGGACGCAGTGCTGCTGTACAGGGAGCCTCTCTCTGACCTGACCGAGGGGGAGCAACGGATCGCCGCCCTTCGCAACTGCGCCTACAGACAGTACATCAGCTGGAGAATTGGGGCCCCACCCAGAGAAAGTATCCCTGTCATGCCCAGTTGTAGTGTGTGGAGAATCAGAGAGGAGTACCCCAGCCAAGAAGGAGAGTACACTGTCTGA
- the LOC120063586 gene encoding P2X purinoceptor 4-like — protein sequence MCNKFFYSVTITQKMGGCSSQSCHRCFFEYETERMIVVKSKVVGSVFRLIQFLILFYVIGYACVVQKSYQETDSVISSVTTKVKGTGFTNTSDLGARVWDVADYNIPPQGESSFFVLTNMIVTPNQTQSTCPELPNQSTICMSDSDCLEGSNDVRGNGIQTGLCMNYSETVKTCEVLSWCPLEIDINLPEHALLVAAEDFTVLIKNSVTYPKFNFHKRNILPDVNSSYLKQCKFNRKTDPDCPIFRLKDMVSEAEEDFQTMAIRGGVLGIMIDWSCDLDWPEHYCGPKYSFRRLDNKIPENNVAPGYNFRFAKYYKTTDGRETRTLIKAYGIRFDVIVFGTAGKFNMVPTIVNVGAALTFLSLVNAVCNWFLLTCTKKRDYYSKHKFTYLDNTDDNAGEPLGETTYGTR from the exons ATGTGCAATAAAT TTTTCTACAGTGTAACCATAACTCAGAAGATGGGCGGCTGTAGCTCTCAGAGCTGCCACCGCTGTTTCTTTGAATATGAAACTGAAAGAATGATTGTGGTGAAGAGCAAAGTAGTGGGATCCGTCTTCAGATTAATCCAGTTTCTGATCCTCTTTTATGTGATTGG GTATGCCTGTGTGGTGCAAAAGTCCTACCAGGAAACAGACTCAGTGATCAGTTCTGTCACAACCAAGGTGAAGGGCACTGGCTTCACCAACACCTCTGATCTGGGCGCCCGTGTGTGGGACGTGGCTGATTACAACATCCCCCCTCAG GGTGAGAGTTCCTTCTTTGTGTTGACCAACATGATTGTCACCCCCAATCAAACTCAATCGACCTGTCCCGAG CTCCCAAACCAATCCACCATTTGCATGTCAGACAGTGACTGCTTAGAGGGATCCAATGATGTTCGTGGAAACG GTATCCAGACAGGGCTATGCATGAACTACTCAGAGACTGTCAAAACATGTGAAGTGCTATCTTGGTGTCCTCTTGAAATAGACATCAACTTACCCGA ACATGCACTGCTGGTTGCAGCAGAGGACTTCACGGTGCTAATCAAAAACAGTGTGACATACCCCAAATTCAACTTTCACAA AAGAAACATTTTGCCTGATGTTAACTCCTCATATCTGAAGCAATGTAAATTCAATCGCAAAACAGACCCTGACTGTCCCATCTTCCGCCTTAAAGACATGGTCTCTGAAGCTGAggaggactttcagaccatggcAATCAGG GGTGGTGTTCTTGGGATTATGATTGACTGGAGCTGTGACCTGGACTGGCCTGAACATTACTGTGGCCCTAAGTACTCCTTCCGCAGGCTAGACAACAAAATCCCTGAAAACAATGTGGCCCCTGGATACAACTttag GTTTGCCAAGTACTACAAAACCACAGATGGTAGGGAAACAAGAACCTTGATCAAAGCATATGGAATCCGATTTGATGTCATTGTTTTTGGAACG GCAGGTAAATTCAACATGGTTCCGACCATAGTGAATGTAGGTGCAGCGCTTACGTTTCTGTCTTTG GTGAATGCAGTTTGTAACTGGTTTCTCCTGACATGCACAAAGAAAAGAGATTACTACAGCAAACACAAATTCACATATCTGGATAACACTGATGACAATGCTGGTGAACCT CTGGGAGAAACAACGTATGGGACCCGGTAG